In Oncorhynchus mykiss isolate Arlee unplaced genomic scaffold, USDA_OmykA_1.1 un_scaffold_222, whole genome shotgun sequence, one genomic interval encodes:
- the LOC118948156 gene encoding zinc finger protein OZF-like isoform X2 translates to MASVKLEDCSQTLELNVNIKDEEEEEEIGTSVSHGMRPGTSTVRTNPACLSPSTLSPNLQSLGPDCDSGAQFTLQDPEMASVKLEDCNQTLELNVNIKDEEEEEKNGTSVSHGLELSLRPVTSTVTTNSACLSPSTLSPNLQSLGPDCDSGAQFALQDPEMASVKLEDCSQTQELNVNIKDEEVEEKIGKSVSHGDNVETFSTSREQQQEDHRAKRSHPCPHCEEIFPFLSKLKVHLKIHTGENRYSYTDGGKNFTTSKALTVHQRVHTGEKLFSCSDCVKCFTTSTRLKVHQRTHTGEKPYICSDCKASFSLLRNLKRHERIHTGEKLYSCSDCAARFSLLCNLKRHECIHTGEKPYSCSDCGKSFSLLGHLKRHQHIHTGEKPYSCSDCGKSFSRLGHLKTHKHIHTGEKPYSCSDCVKCFTTSTELKVHKRTHTGEKPYSCSDCVKCFTTSTRLKVHQRTHTGEKPYICSDCAASFSVLCHLKRHESIHTGEKPYSCSDCGASFSLLCNLKRHQRLHTGEKPYHCTDCEKRFYRLGHLKRHQCIHKGEKFSQTS, encoded by the exons atggcgtcagtgaagctggaagactgcagtcaaacactggagctgaatgtcaacattaaagatgaagaagaggaggaggagattggGACATCTGTTTCTCATG GTATGAGGCCGGGAACATCGacagtgaggacaaacccagcctgcctctctccttccacattgagtccaaacctacagtcactgggtcctgattgtgacagtggagcccagtttacactgcaggatccagagatggcatcagtgaagctggaagactgcaatcaaacactggagctgaatgtcaacattaaagatgaagaagaggaggagaagaatggGACATCTGTTAGTCATG GACTAGAATTAAGTCTGAGGCCGGTAACATCAACAGTGACGACAAActcagcctgcctctctccttccacactgagtccaaacctacagtcactgggtcctgattgtgacagtggagcccagtttgcactgcaggatccagagatggcatcagtgaagctggaagactgcagtcaaacacaggagctgaatgtcaacattaaagatgaagaagtGGAGGAGAAGATTGGGAAATCTGTTTCTCATG gagacaaTGTTGAGACATTCTCTACATCTAGAGAGCAACAGCAGGAAGATCACAGAGCTAAGAGGTCTCACCCCTGCCCACATTGTGAGGAGATTTTCCCATTTCTATCAAAGCTAAAAGTACACctaaaaatacacacaggagagaatcgGTATTCCTATACTGACGGTGGGAAGAATTTCACAACATCCAAGGCTCTGACAGTTCATCAGAGagtgcacacaggagagaagctgttctcctgctctgactgtgtaaaatgcttcacaacatcaactaGGCTAAAAGTTCatcaaagaacacacacaggagagaagccttacatcTGCTCTGACTGTAAGGCGAGTTTCTCTCTACTGCGCAACTTAAAACgacatgaacgtatacacacaggagagaagctttattcctgctctgactgtgcgGCGAGGTTCTCTCTACTGTGCAACTTAAAACGACATGAatgtatacacacaggagagaagccttactcctgctctgactgtggaaagagtttctctctACTGGGCCACTTAAAAAGACACCAACATATACAtacgggagagaagccttactcctgctctgactgtggaaagagtttctctcgACTGGGCCACTTAAAAACACATAAAcatatacatacaggagagaagccttactcctgctctgactgtgtaaaatgcttcacaacatcaactgagcTAAAAGTCCAtaaaagaacacacacaggagagaagccttactcttgCTCTGATTGtgtaaaatgcttcacaacatcaactaggctaaaagttcatcagagaacacacacaggagagaagccttacatcTGTTCTGACTGTGCGGCGAGTTTCTCTGTACTGTGCCACTTAAAACGGCATGAaagtatacacacaggagagaagccttactcctgctctgactgtggggcgaGTTTCTCTCTACTGTGCAACTTAAAACGACATCAACgtttacacacaggagagaagccttatcactgcaCTGACTGTGAGAAGAGATTCTACAGATTGGGCCATTTAAAAAGACACCAATGTATACATAAAGGAGAGAAGTTTTCTCAGACCAGCTAA
- the LOC118948156 gene encoding zinc finger protein 501-like isoform X5: MASVKLEDCSQTLELNVNIKDEEEEEEIGTSVSHGDNVETFSTSREQQQEDHRAKRSHPCPHCEEIFPFLSKLKVHLKIHTGENRYSYTDGGKNFTTSKALTVHQRVHTGEKLFSCSDCVKCFTTSTRLKVHQRTHTGEKPYICSDCKASFSLLRNLKRHERIHTGEKLYSCSDCAARFSLLCNLKRHECIHTGEKPYSCSDCGKSFSLLGHLKRHQHIHTGEKPYSCSDCGKSFSRLGHLKTHKHIHTGEKPYSCSDCVKCFTTSTELKVHKRTHTGEKPYSCSDCVKCFTTSTRLKVHQRTHTGEKPYICSDCAASFSVLCHLKRHESIHTGEKPYSCSDCGASFSLLCNLKRHQRLHTGEKPYHCTDCEKRFYRLGHLKRHQCIHKGEKFSQTS, encoded by the exons atggcgtcagtgaagctggaagactgcagtcaaacactggagctgaatgtcaacattaaagatgaagaagaggaggaggagattggGACATCTGTTTCTCATG gagacaaTGTTGAGACATTCTCTACATCTAGAGAGCAACAGCAGGAAGATCACAGAGCTAAGAGGTCTCACCCCTGCCCACATTGTGAGGAGATTTTCCCATTTCTATCAAAGCTAAAAGTACACctaaaaatacacacaggagagaatcgGTATTCCTATACTGACGGTGGGAAGAATTTCACAACATCCAAGGCTCTGACAGTTCATCAGAGagtgcacacaggagagaagctgttctcctgctctgactgtgtaaaatgcttcacaacatcaactaGGCTAAAAGTTCatcaaagaacacacacaggagagaagccttacatcTGCTCTGACTGTAAGGCGAGTTTCTCTCTACTGCGCAACTTAAAACgacatgaacgtatacacacaggagagaagctttattcctgctctgactgtgcgGCGAGGTTCTCTCTACTGTGCAACTTAAAACGACATGAatgtatacacacaggagagaagccttactcctgctctgactgtggaaagagtttctctctACTGGGCCACTTAAAAAGACACCAACATATACAtacgggagagaagccttactcctgctctgactgtggaaagagtttctctcgACTGGGCCACTTAAAAACACATAAAcatatacatacaggagagaagccttactcctgctctgactgtgtaaaatgcttcacaacatcaactgagcTAAAAGTCCAtaaaagaacacacacaggagagaagccttactcttgCTCTGATTGtgtaaaatgcttcacaacatcaactaggctaaaagttcatcagagaacacacacaggagagaagccttacatcTGTTCTGACTGTGCGGCGAGTTTCTCTGTACTGTGCCACTTAAAACGGCATGAaagtatacacacaggagagaagccttactcctgctctgactgtggggcgaGTTTCTCTCTACTGTGCAACTTAAAACGACATCAACgtttacacacaggagagaagccttatcactgcaCTGACTGTGAGAAGAGATTCTACAGATTGGGCCATTTAAAAAGACACCAATGTATACATAAAGGAGAGAAGTTTTCTCAGACCAGCTAA
- the LOC118948156 gene encoding zinc finger protein OZF-like isoform X1, producing the protein MASVKLEDCSQTLELNVNIKDEEEEEEIGTSVSHGMRPGTSTVRTNPACLSPSTLSPNLQSLGPDCDSGAQFTLQDPEMASVKLEDCNQTLELNVNIKDEEEEEKNGTSVSHGGLELSLRPVTSTVTTNSACLSPSTLSPNLQSLGPDCDSGAQFALQDPEMASVKLEDCSQTQELNVNIKDEEVEEKIGKSVSHGDNVETFSTSREQQQEDHRAKRSHPCPHCEEIFPFLSKLKVHLKIHTGENRYSYTDGGKNFTTSKALTVHQRVHTGEKLFSCSDCVKCFTTSTRLKVHQRTHTGEKPYICSDCKASFSLLRNLKRHERIHTGEKLYSCSDCAARFSLLCNLKRHECIHTGEKPYSCSDCGKSFSLLGHLKRHQHIHTGEKPYSCSDCGKSFSRLGHLKTHKHIHTGEKPYSCSDCVKCFTTSTELKVHKRTHTGEKPYSCSDCVKCFTTSTRLKVHQRTHTGEKPYICSDCAASFSVLCHLKRHESIHTGEKPYSCSDCGASFSLLCNLKRHQRLHTGEKPYHCTDCEKRFYRLGHLKRHQCIHKGEKFSQTS; encoded by the exons atggcgtcagtgaagctggaagactgcagtcaaacactggagctgaatgtcaacattaaagatgaagaagaggaggaggagattggGACATCTGTTTCTCATG GTATGAGGCCGGGAACATCGacagtgaggacaaacccagcctgcctctctccttccacattgagtccaaacctacagtcactgggtcctgattgtgacagtggagcccagtttacactgcaggatccagagatggcatcagtgaagctggaagactgcaatcaaacactggagctgaatgtcaacattaaagatgaagaagaggaggagaagaatggGACATCTGTTAGTCATGG AGGACTAGAATTAAGTCTGAGGCCGGTAACATCAACAGTGACGACAAActcagcctgcctctctccttccacactgagtccaaacctacagtcactgggtcctgattgtgacagtggagcccagtttgcactgcaggatccagagatggcatcagtgaagctggaagactgcagtcaaacacaggagctgaatgtcaacattaaagatgaagaagtGGAGGAGAAGATTGGGAAATCTGTTTCTCATG gagacaaTGTTGAGACATTCTCTACATCTAGAGAGCAACAGCAGGAAGATCACAGAGCTAAGAGGTCTCACCCCTGCCCACATTGTGAGGAGATTTTCCCATTTCTATCAAAGCTAAAAGTACACctaaaaatacacacaggagagaatcgGTATTCCTATACTGACGGTGGGAAGAATTTCACAACATCCAAGGCTCTGACAGTTCATCAGAGagtgcacacaggagagaagctgttctcctgctctgactgtgtaaaatgcttcacaacatcaactaGGCTAAAAGTTCatcaaagaacacacacaggagagaagccttacatcTGCTCTGACTGTAAGGCGAGTTTCTCTCTACTGCGCAACTTAAAACgacatgaacgtatacacacaggagagaagctttattcctgctctgactgtgcgGCGAGGTTCTCTCTACTGTGCAACTTAAAACGACATGAatgtatacacacaggagagaagccttactcctgctctgactgtggaaagagtttctctctACTGGGCCACTTAAAAAGACACCAACATATACAtacgggagagaagccttactcctgctctgactgtggaaagagtttctctcgACTGGGCCACTTAAAAACACATAAAcatatacatacaggagagaagccttactcctgctctgactgtgtaaaatgcttcacaacatcaactgagcTAAAAGTCCAtaaaagaacacacacaggagagaagccttactcttgCTCTGATTGtgtaaaatgcttcacaacatcaactaggctaaaagttcatcagagaacacacacaggagagaagccttacatcTGTTCTGACTGTGCGGCGAGTTTCTCTGTACTGTGCCACTTAAAACGGCATGAaagtatacacacaggagagaagccttactcctgctctgactgtggggcgaGTTTCTCTCTACTGTGCAACTTAAAACGACATCAACgtttacacacaggagagaagccttatcactgcaCTGACTGTGAGAAGAGATTCTACAGATTGGGCCATTTAAAAAGACACCAATGTATACATAAAGGAGAGAAGTTTTCTCAGACCAGCTAA
- the LOC118948156 gene encoding zinc finger protein OZF-like isoform X4, protein MFKRSNVERTCHSMLGMRLVTSTVRTNLQSLGPDCDSGAQFAQQGPEMASVKLEDCSQTLELNVNIKDEEEEEKIGTSVSHVLADSGMRPVTSTVRTNAGLLSPSTLSPNLQSLGTDSDSGAQFSLQDPEMTSVKLEDSSQTLELNVNMKDEEEEQKIGTSVSHGRLELSLGTSVKLEDCSQTLELNVDIKDEEEEEKIGEPVSRGDHVETFSISRDQQQEDHRAKRSHHCPHCEEIFPLLSKLKIHIRIHTGENLYSFTDSGKRCTTSGALTVPQRAHTGEKHFSCSDCGKSFSQLAFLKIHERVHTGEKPYSCSDCGVSFSRLDALQTHQRIHTGEKPYSCSDCGKMFSQLGHLKRHKHTHTGVKPYSCSDCVKCFITSTELKLHQRTHTGEKPYSCSDCGKTFSQMAFLKIHERIHTGVKPYSCFDCGNIFSQLAHLKRHKHTHTGVKPYSCSGCVKCFITSTELKVHQRTHTGEKPYSCSDCGKSFSRIGLLKTHERLHRGEKPYH, encoded by the exons ATGTTTAAACGTTCTAATGTCGAAAGAACATGTCATTCCATGCTAG GTATGAGGCTagtaacatcaacagtgaggacaaacctacagtcactgggtcctgattgtgacagtggagcaCAGTTTGCACAGCAGGgtccagagatggcatcagtgaaactggaggactgcagtcaaacactggagctgaatgtcaacattaaggatgaagaagaggaggagaagattgggACATCTGTTTCTCATG TACTTGCCGACTCTGGTATGAGGCCAGTAACCTCAACAGTGAGGACAAACGCaggcctcctctctccttccacactgagtccaaacctacagtcactgggtaCTGATagtgacagtggagcccagttttctctgcaggatccagagatgacatcagtgaagctggaagacagcagtcaaacactggagctgaatgtcaacatgaaagatgaagaagaggagcagAAGATTGGGACATCTGTTTCTCATG GACGACTAGAATTAAGTCTGGGAACATCCGTGAAGttggaagactgcagtcaaacactggagctgaatgttgacattaaagatgaagaagaggaggagaagattgggGAACCTGTTTCTCGTG gagaccaTGTTGAGACATTCTCTATATCCAGAGATCAACAGCAGGAAGATCACAGAGCTAAGAGGTCTCACCACTGCCCACATTGTGAGGAGATCTTCCCATTACTATCAAAGCTAAAAATACACATaaggatacacacaggagagaatctGTATTCCTTCACTGACTCTGGGAAAAGATGCACAACATCAGGGGCTCTGACAGTTCCTCAGAgagcacacacaggagagaagcatttctcctgctctgactgcgggAAGAGTTTCTCTCAATTGGCTTTCTTAAAAATACATGAACGggtacatacaggagagaagccttactcctgctctgactgtggggtgAGTTTCTCTCGACTCGATGCCTTACaaacacaccaacgtatacatacaggagagaagccttactcctgctctgactgtggaaagatgTTCTCTCAACTGGGCCACTTGAAAAGacataaacatacacatacaggagtgaagccttattcctgctctgactgtgtaaaatgcttcataacatcaactgagctaaaacttcatcagagaacacacacaggagagaagccttattcctgctctgactgcGGGAAGACTTTCTCTCAAATGGCTTTCTTAAAAatacatgaacgtatacatacaggagtgaagccttactcctgctttGACTGTGGAAATATTTTCTCTCAACTGGCCCACTTGAAAAGacataaacatacacatacaGGAGTGAAGCCGTACTCCTGCTCTGGCTGTGTAAAATGCTTCATAACATCAACTGaactaaaagttcatcagagaacacacacaggagagaagccttactcctgctctgactgcgggAAGAGTTTCTCTCGAATAGGTCTcttaaaaacacatgaacgtTTACATagaggagagaagccttaccactga
- the LOC118948156 gene encoding uncharacterized protein LOC118948156 isoform X6 produces MASVKLEDCSQTLELNVNIKDEEEEEEIGTSVSHGMRPGTSTVRTNPACLSPSTLSPNLQSLGPDCDSGAQFTLQDPEMASVKLEDCNQTLELNVNIKDEEEEEKNGTSVSHGGLELSLRPVTSTVTTNSACLSPSTLSPNLQSLGPDCDSGAQFALQDPEMASVKLEDCSQTQELNVNIKDEEVEEKIGKSVSHGRLELSLGTSVKLEDCSQTLELNVDIKDEEEEEKIGEPVSRGDHVETFSISRDQQQEDHRAKRSHHCPHSTTTEHQQCSSRCPLY; encoded by the exons atggcgtcagtgaagctggaagactgcagtcaaacactggagctgaatgtcaacattaaagatgaagaagaggaggaggagattggGACATCTGTTTCTCATG GTATGAGGCCGGGAACATCGacagtgaggacaaacccagcctgcctctctccttccacattgagtccaaacctacagtcactgggtcctgattgtgacagtggagcccagtttacactgcaggatccagagatggcatcagtgaagctggaagactgcaatcaaacactggagctgaatgtcaacattaaagatgaagaagaggaggagaagaatggGACATCTGTTAGTCATGG AGGACTAGAATTAAGTCTGAGGCCGGTAACATCAACAGTGACGACAAActcagcctgcctctctccttccacactgagtccaaacctacagtcactgggtcctgattgtgacagtggagcccagtttgcactgcaggatccagagatggcatcagtgaagctggaagactgcagtcaaacacaggagctgaatgtcaacattaaagatgaagaagtGGAGGAGAAGATTGGGAAATCTGTTTCTCATG GACGACTAGAATTAAGTCTGGGAACATCCGTGAAGttggaagactgcagtcaaacactggagctgaatgttgacattaaagatgaagaagaggaggagaagattgggGAACCTGTTTCTCGTG gagaccaTGTTGAGACATTCTCTATATCCAGAGATCAACAGCAGGAAGATCACAGAGCTAAGAGGTCTCACCACTGCCCACATT
- the LOC118948156 gene encoding zinc finger protein 883-like isoform X3, which produces MASVKLEDCSQTLELNVNIKDEEEEEEIGTSVSHGMRPGTSTVRTNPACLSPSTLSPNLQSLGPDCDSGAQFTLQDPEMASVKLEDCNQTLELNVNIKDEEEEEKNGTSVSHGGLELSLRPVTSTVTTNSACLSPSTLSPNLQSLGPDCDSGAQFALQDPEMASVKLEDCSQTQELNVNIKDEEVEEKIGKSVSHGRLELSLGTSVKLEDCSQTLELNVDIKDEEEEEKIGEPVSRGDHVETFSISRDQQQEDHRAKRSHHCPHCEEIFPLLSKLKIHIRIHTGENLYSFTDSGKRCTTSGALTVPQRAHTGEKHFSCSDCGKSFSQLAFLKIHERVHTGEKPYSCSDCGVSFSRLDALQTHQRIHTGEKPYSCSDCGKMFSQLGHLKRHKHTHTGVKPYSCSDCVKCFITSTELKLHQRTHTGEKPYSCSDCGKTFSQMAFLKIHERIHTGVKPYSCFDCGNIFSQLAHLKRHKHTHTGVKPYSCSGCVKCFITSTELKVHQRTHTGEKPYSCSDCGKSFSRIGLLKTHERLHRGEKPYH; this is translated from the exons atggcgtcagtgaagctggaagactgcagtcaaacactggagctgaatgtcaacattaaagatgaagaagaggaggaggagattggGACATCTGTTTCTCATG GTATGAGGCCGGGAACATCGacagtgaggacaaacccagcctgcctctctccttccacattgagtccaaacctacagtcactgggtcctgattgtgacagtggagcccagtttacactgcaggatccagagatggcatcagtgaagctggaagactgcaatcaaacactggagctgaatgtcaacattaaagatgaagaagaggaggagaagaatggGACATCTGTTAGTCATGG AGGACTAGAATTAAGTCTGAGGCCGGTAACATCAACAGTGACGACAAActcagcctgcctctctccttccacactgagtccaaacctacagtcactgggtcctgattgtgacagtggagcccagtttgcactgcaggatccagagatggcatcagtgaagctggaagactgcagtcaaacacaggagctgaatgtcaacattaaagatgaagaagtGGAGGAGAAGATTGGGAAATCTGTTTCTCATG GACGACTAGAATTAAGTCTGGGAACATCCGTGAAGttggaagactgcagtcaaacactggagctgaatgttgacattaaagatgaagaagaggaggagaagattgggGAACCTGTTTCTCGTG gagaccaTGTTGAGACATTCTCTATATCCAGAGATCAACAGCAGGAAGATCACAGAGCTAAGAGGTCTCACCACTGCCCACATTGTGAGGAGATCTTCCCATTACTATCAAAGCTAAAAATACACATaaggatacacacaggagagaatctGTATTCCTTCACTGACTCTGGGAAAAGATGCACAACATCAGGGGCTCTGACAGTTCCTCAGAgagcacacacaggagagaagcatttctcctgctctgactgcgggAAGAGTTTCTCTCAATTGGCTTTCTTAAAAATACATGAACGggtacatacaggagagaagccttactcctgctctgactgtggggtgAGTTTCTCTCGACTCGATGCCTTACaaacacaccaacgtatacatacaggagagaagccttactcctgctctgactgtggaaagatgTTCTCTCAACTGGGCCACTTGAAAAGacataaacatacacatacaggagtgaagccttattcctgctctgactgtgtaaaatgcttcataacatcaactgagctaaaacttcatcagagaacacacacaggagagaagccttattcctgctctgactgcGGGAAGACTTTCTCTCAAATGGCTTTCTTAAAAatacatgaacgtatacatacaggagtgaagccttactcctgctttGACTGTGGAAATATTTTCTCTCAACTGGCCCACTTGAAAAGacataaacatacacatacaGGAGTGAAGCCGTACTCCTGCTCTGGCTGTGTAAAATGCTTCATAACATCAACTGaactaaaagttcatcagagaacacacacaggagagaagccttactcctgctctgactgcgggAAGAGTTTCTCTCGAATAGGTCTcttaaaaacacatgaacgtTTACATagaggagagaagccttaccactga
- the LOC118948156 gene encoding uncharacterized protein LOC118948156 isoform X7, which produces MASVKLEDCSQTLELNVNIKDEEEEEEIGTSVSHGMRPGTSTVRTNPACLSPSTLSPNLQSLGPDCDSGAQFTLQDPEMASVKLEDCNQTLELNVNIKDEEEEEKNGTSVSHGGLELSLRPVTSTVTTNSACLSPSTLSPNLQSLGPDCDSGAQFALQDPEMASVKLEDCSQTQELNVNIKDEEVEEKIGKSVSHGSCLLASFSWPLCFYIYVACSLGIEPGFL; this is translated from the exons atggcgtcagtgaagctggaagactgcagtcaaacactggagctgaatgtcaacattaaagatgaagaagaggaggaggagattggGACATCTGTTTCTCATG GTATGAGGCCGGGAACATCGacagtgaggacaaacccagcctgcctctctccttccacattgagtccaaacctacagtcactgggtcctgattgtgacagtggagcccagtttacactgcaggatccagagatggcatcagtgaagctggaagactgcaatcaaacactggagctgaatgtcaacattaaagatgaagaagaggaggagaagaatggGACATCTGTTAGTCATGG AGGACTAGAATTAAGTCTGAGGCCGGTAACATCAACAGTGACGACAAActcagcctgcctctctccttccacactgagtccaaacctacagtcactgggtcctgattgtgacagtggagcccagtttgcactgcaggatccagagatggcatcagtgaagctggaagactgcagtcaaacacaggagctgaatgtcaacattaaagatgaagaagtGGAGGAGAAGATTGGGAAATCTGTTTCTCATG gttcctgcttgCTGGCAAGTTTTTCGTGGCCACTTTGTTTCTACATCTAcgttgcttgctctttggggattgagcctgggtttctgtaa